The following are encoded in a window of Telmatobacter sp. DSM 110680 genomic DNA:
- the nuoL gene encoding NADH-quinone oxidoreductase subunit L, whose translation MLDLNVSFIPHTTASLVAQWLWLIPAVPMLAAGVIALLKQPMKKLSSTLAIGSLGFSLLVALAAFAHVLSGWSHGYAIREVVNFSWIQVGTTQVELGWVLDPLAAVMLVMVTFVGLLIFIYSTGYMEHDENYTRFFCFLSLFAGAMLGVVIANSILLLFMCWELVGLTSYLLIGFWYQKPSAAAAAKKAFLTTRVGDVFFLLGIVWLFAQTGTLLFYDHGAGSIEPLALGGLLVHHSGWGLTAAGAIGLLIFAGAAGKSGQLPLHVWLPDAMEGPTPVSALIHAATMVAAGVYLIARVYPLMAAGMPAGGTTTSLTVVTWVGASTAVFAALIAVAQNDIKRILAYSTVSQLGYMMAGLGVGGVAVGMFHLITHAFFKALLFMGAGSVIHGAHEEQDIRKMGGLKGAMPVTFLTYGIGMLALCGFPLVFSGFWSKDGILEAAQHWSVAKAPFYMLVFGALLTAFYMTRQVSYVFFGTYRGHGHAHESPRVMTMPLAILAFFAVTLAAIGTPAWPWFRAFLDGHEAKLDFAGFNEPGLMALMLTSSVVVLAGLGLGWFIYGAKSPAAEEPDALEKAMPPVWTVLRDKFYIDELYGATVIAFYAWWAKVADWVDRDIWGDMVSTVTFLFNRWARLNRFLDANIVDGAFDKGCEEIATGGGLLARVQSGRGQMYLRLLALAVVVLAAALIWSVRP comes from the coding sequence GTGCTAGACCTGAACGTATCCTTCATCCCCCACACGACTGCGAGTCTTGTTGCGCAGTGGCTGTGGCTCATTCCTGCAGTGCCGATGTTGGCTGCGGGCGTGATCGCGTTGCTGAAGCAGCCGATGAAGAAACTTTCATCGACGCTGGCAATTGGTTCGCTAGGCTTTTCATTGCTGGTGGCGCTGGCGGCATTTGCGCATGTGCTGAGTGGCTGGTCGCACGGATATGCAATTCGCGAGGTCGTGAATTTCAGCTGGATCCAAGTCGGCACGACACAGGTTGAGCTGGGATGGGTGCTCGATCCCCTGGCGGCGGTGATGCTGGTGATGGTCACCTTTGTCGGGCTGCTGATCTTTATCTACTCAACCGGTTACATGGAGCACGACGAGAACTACACACGCTTCTTCTGTTTTCTGAGTTTGTTTGCGGGAGCGATGCTGGGCGTGGTGATTGCGAACAGCATTCTGCTGCTCTTCATGTGCTGGGAACTTGTGGGGCTCACTTCATACCTGTTGATTGGGTTCTGGTATCAGAAACCGTCGGCGGCTGCGGCGGCGAAGAAGGCATTCTTAACGACGCGCGTAGGGGATGTATTTTTTCTGCTGGGTATCGTGTGGTTGTTTGCGCAGACTGGAACGCTCTTGTTTTATGACCATGGCGCGGGATCGATCGAACCGCTGGCGCTGGGTGGATTGCTGGTGCATCACTCCGGCTGGGGACTTACGGCTGCGGGTGCGATTGGTCTTCTGATTTTTGCTGGAGCAGCCGGCAAGAGCGGACAACTTCCATTACATGTTTGGCTGCCTGATGCGATGGAAGGTCCGACGCCGGTGTCGGCGTTGATTCACGCGGCGACGATGGTGGCTGCTGGTGTTTACCTGATTGCTCGCGTGTATCCGCTGATGGCTGCTGGAATGCCGGCAGGCGGAACGACAACATCACTGACCGTAGTGACGTGGGTGGGTGCGTCGACGGCGGTGTTTGCCGCGTTGATCGCAGTCGCACAGAACGATATCAAGCGGATTCTGGCGTACTCTACGGTTTCGCAGCTTGGCTACATGATGGCGGGGCTGGGCGTGGGCGGCGTGGCGGTGGGCATGTTTCACCTGATCACGCACGCGTTCTTCAAGGCGCTGTTGTTTATGGGCGCGGGCTCGGTGATTCACGGGGCGCACGAAGAGCAGGACATCCGGAAGATGGGTGGGCTGAAAGGCGCGATGCCGGTGACGTTCTTGACGTATGGGATCGGCATGCTGGCGCTGTGCGGATTTCCGCTGGTCTTCTCTGGGTTCTGGAGCAAGGACGGAATTCTGGAGGCTGCGCAGCACTGGAGCGTGGCGAAGGCTCCGTTTTACATGCTGGTTTTTGGCGCGTTGCTGACGGCGTTTTATATGACGCGGCAGGTTAGCTACGTGTTCTTCGGTACGTATCGCGGACACGGCCATGCGCATGAAAGTCCGCGGGTCATGACGATGCCGCTGGCGATTCTGGCGTTCTTTGCGGTGACGCTGGCTGCGATTGGGACGCCCGCGTGGCCGTGGTTCAGAGCATTCCTCGATGGCCATGAAGCGAAATTGGATTTTGCAGGATTTAACGAACCCGGATTGATGGCGCTGATGTTGACATCTTCAGTGGTGGTACTTGCGGGACTTGGTCTGGGATGGTTTATCTACGGTGCAAAGTCGCCAGCGGCGGAAGAGCCGGATGCGTTGGAGAAAGCGATGCCGCCGGTGTGGACTGTCTTGCGCGACAAGTTCTATATCGATGAACTCTATGGTGCCACGGTGATCGCGTTCTACGCGTGGTGGGCGAAGGTTGCGGATTGGGTCGATCGTGATATCTGGGGAGATATGGTTTCCACTGTCACCTTCCTGTTCAACAGATGGGCGCGACTCAATCGATTCCTCGACGCCAACATCGTTGACGGCGCGTTTGACAAGGGCTGCGAAGAGATTGCAACGGGCGGTGGATTGCTGGCGCGTGTGCAGAGCGGGCGCGGGCAAATGTATCTGCGATTGCTGGCGTTGGCAGTGGTGGTACTTGCGGCCGCTCTGATCTGGAGCGTCCGCCCATGA
- a CDS encoding NADH-quinone oxidoreductase subunit M has translation MNAMANGIPWLTIITILPVAGAVIALFSGKHARAVAQVTGVLAFVLSLAIWLHVPGDGSIGLVELKAWVPSLGIQYHLGVDGLGALMVVLSALVTLMSIDAAHRVHHEPGLFFALVLLLEAGLFGSFTALNFFHWFLFWELSLIPAFFLIKLWGGPKRGPAATQFFVYTMAGSVALLLAFLAVFLSTGSMEFGDLAAMAANGSLAQQVTAHLGSGIIGGHVMMWLAIGVLAGFAVKVPMAPFHTWLPAAYAEAPSPVTMLLTGAMSKMGVYGLLRIALPLFGEQIAEIRTPLLVLAVITVVMGAWAAAAQKDLKRVLAYSSVNHLGYCLLGIFAIAVPGGANVAVGTSQAAALNGVILQMFNHGLTAAALFWFIAMIQFRSGGLRGIDDFGGLRKPAPVFAGLMGIALFSSLGLPGLNGFVGEFLIFRGVFPLSWVAATFSVLGLLVTAAVILTVIQKVFAGPVPERWATFPDLHGGERLGMAPVIGLMFLVGVVPQLIVGHVNPTVQYLLAHWRF, from the coding sequence ATGAACGCAATGGCGAACGGAATTCCGTGGCTCACGATCATTACCATATTGCCAGTTGCAGGCGCCGTGATTGCGCTCTTCTCTGGTAAACATGCGCGCGCCGTGGCCCAGGTAACAGGTGTCCTCGCTTTCGTACTTTCACTCGCGATCTGGTTGCATGTGCCGGGAGACGGGTCTATCGGGCTCGTAGAGCTGAAGGCGTGGGTACCTTCTCTTGGCATTCAATATCACCTGGGCGTGGATGGGTTGGGCGCGCTGATGGTGGTGCTCTCAGCGCTCGTAACCCTGATGAGCATTGATGCCGCGCACCGCGTGCATCATGAGCCGGGATTGTTTTTTGCTCTGGTGCTGCTGCTGGAGGCGGGTCTGTTCGGATCGTTTACGGCGCTGAATTTCTTCCACTGGTTCTTGTTCTGGGAGTTGAGCCTGATTCCGGCGTTCTTCCTGATCAAGTTGTGGGGAGGACCGAAGCGCGGACCGGCAGCGACGCAGTTTTTTGTGTATACGATGGCGGGAAGCGTCGCGCTACTGCTGGCATTTCTAGCAGTTTTCCTGTCGACGGGTTCGATGGAGTTTGGCGACCTGGCGGCGATGGCGGCGAACGGATCGTTGGCGCAGCAGGTAACCGCGCACCTGGGCTCGGGAATCATTGGCGGCCACGTCATGATGTGGCTGGCCATCGGAGTGCTGGCGGGATTTGCGGTGAAGGTACCGATGGCGCCGTTTCATACGTGGCTTCCTGCTGCCTACGCTGAAGCGCCGTCGCCGGTGACGATGTTGTTGACGGGTGCGATGTCGAAGATGGGTGTGTATGGCTTGCTGCGAATCGCATTGCCGCTATTTGGAGAGCAGATCGCAGAGATCAGGACGCCGCTGCTGGTGCTGGCGGTGATCACGGTGGTGATGGGCGCATGGGCTGCAGCGGCGCAGAAAGATTTGAAGCGCGTGCTCGCCTACTCATCCGTGAATCACCTGGGGTATTGCCTGCTAGGAATTTTTGCAATTGCGGTTCCGGGCGGCGCCAATGTTGCAGTGGGAACGAGCCAGGCGGCGGCGCTGAATGGCGTGATTCTACAGATGTTCAATCACGGGCTGACGGCCGCAGCGTTGTTCTGGTTTATCGCGATGATCCAATTTCGCAGCGGCGGACTTCGCGGGATTGATGACTTTGGGGGATTGAGAAAGCCGGCACCAGTGTTTGCAGGGTTGATGGGGATTGCATTGTTCTCATCACTCGGATTGCCGGGACTGAATGGATTTGTTGGTGAGTTCCTGATCTTTCGCGGTGTGTTTCCGCTGTCGTGGGTTGCCGCGACATTTTCAGTGCTTGGATTGCTGGTGACTGCGGCAGTGATTCTTACGGTGATTCAGAAGGTATTTGCCGGCCCGGTACCGGAGCGGTGGGCGACATTTCCTGATCTGCATGGCGGAGAGCGGCTGGGAATGGCGCCGGTGATTGGATTGATGTTCTTAGTGGGCGTAGTGCCGCAGTTAATCGTGGGACATGTGAATCCTACGGTGCAATATCTGCTGGCACATTGGAGATTCTAA